The genomic region GCGCAATGATACATGATTCACCACGGGAGTATTAGCGCACAATACATGATACACCACGGGAGTATTAGCGCACAATACATGATACACCATGGGAGTATAAGCGCAACGATACATCACGGGAGTATTAGCGCAACGATACATCACGGGAGTATTAGCGCAATGATACATGATTCACCACGGGAGTATTAGCGCACAATACATGATACACCACGGGAGTATTAGCGCAACGATACATCACGGGAGTATTAGCGCAACGATACATCACGGGAGTATTAGCGCAATGATACATGATTCACCACGGGAGTATAAGCGCACAATACATGATACACCATGGGAGTATAAGCGCAACGATACATGATTCACCACGGGAGTATTAGCGCAATAATACATAATACACCACGGGAGTATTAGAACAATAATACATGATACACCACGGGAGTTATTGAGTTCCATACATAATAAAGCATGGGAGTATTAGCGCAACGATACATAATATGTGACGGGAGTATTAGCGCAACGATACACGATACACCAAGGGAGTATTAACGCAACGATACACGATACACCATGGGAGTTTTAGTGCAACGATAAATGATTCACCATGGGAGTATTAGCGCAATGATACATGATACACCACGGGAATATTAGCGCAACGATACACCACGGGAGTATTAGCGCAACGATACATGATACACCATGGGAGTATTAGTGCAACGATCAATGATTCACCACGGGAGTATTAGCGCAACGATACATGATACACCACGGGAGTATTAGCGCAACAATACACCATGGGAGTATTAGTGCAACGATAAATGATTCACCATGGGAGTATTAGCGCAACAATACATGATACACCATGGGAGTATTAGGGCCATGATACATGATACACCATGAGAGTATTAGTGCAACGATAAATGATTCACCACGGGAGTATTAGCGCACAATACATGATACACCATGGGAGTATAAGCGCAACGATATATGATTCACCACGGGAGTATTAGCGCACAATACATGATACACCATGGGAGTATAAGCGCAACGATATATGATTCACCACGGGAGTATTAGCGCACAATACATGATACACCACGGGAACATTAGCGCAACGATACACCACGGATGTATTAGCGCAACGATACACCACGGGAGTATTAGCGCAACGATACACCACGGGAATATTAACGCAACGATACATCACGGGAGTATTAGCGCAACGATACATCACGGGAGTATTAGCGCAATGATACATGATTCACCACGGGAGTATTAGCGCACAATACATGATACACCATGGGAGTATAAGCGCAACGATACATCACGGGAGTATTAGCGCAACGATACATCACGGGAGTATTAGCGCAATGATACATGATTCACCACGGGAGTATTAGCGCACAATACATGATACACCACGGGAGTATTAGCGCACAATACATGATACACCATGGGAGTATAAGCGCAACGATACATCACGGGAGTATTAGTGCAACGATACATCACGGGAGTATTAGCGCAATGATACATGATTCACCACGGGAGTATTAGCGCACAATACATAATACACCACGGGAGTATTAGCGCAACGATACATCACGGGAGTATTAGCGCAACGATACATCACGGGAGTATTAGCGCAATGATACATGATTCACCACGGGAGTATTAGCGCACAATACATGATACACCATGGGAGTATAAGCGCAACGATACATGATTCACCACGGGAGTATTAGCGCACAATACATGATACACCACGGGAACATTAGCGCAACGATACACCACAGGAGTATTAGCGCAACGATACACCACGGGAGTATTAGCGCACAATACATGACACACCACGGGAGTATTAGCGCAACGATACACCACGGGAGTATAAGCGCAACAATACACCACGGGAGTATCAGCGCAATGATACATGATTCACCACGGGAGTATAAGCGCAACGATACATGATACACCGTGGGAGTATAAGCGCAAAGAAACATGATACACCGTGGTAGTATTAGCGCAACGATACATGACACACCACGGGAGTATTGGCGCAACGATACATGATACACCATGGGAGTATTAGTGCAACGATATATGACACACCACGGGAGTATTAGCGCAACGATTCACCACGGGAGTATTAGGGCAACGATACATAATAAACCACGGGAGTAAACGCGCAACGATACATGATACCCTATAAATACGAGTTCGACGACAAGACGGACACACGTTCCCGTGGCACAATGATCAGTAGATTTCAGGCTCTAATCATGCCTGGATCGATATATTTACAGAcgttgaaaaaaacacaacataaacgAGATCAATTGCGCATCAAACTGATCACACAAGATTCCCAAACAACATTCTATAAagcatattttaatatacatacaatacatcTCACAGCCTCCTCGTTTTttacatgcataattatatgaatacaatgtGCACGTTCATTAATGCACATCAGACggcattataaatacattatgaTGGCAGTGTAACACAGAACTGCAGTGTCGGCAACGACCATCATCATTCAGATCATACATTGACATCTTACAATTTGACATGTAAGTCTGACACACTTGTATAAGCCTTTACGttgaaaacagttaaaacagtttaaatactGGTTCTGCAACCATCACAAATTATGGCATAGACAGGCTAGCCGCTAAGCATACACAGTCATTAAAGACGGCCCTGTTATTTTGTTACAAACACACAATTCCAAATCATAGTGTATATACACTAAATAACAAGCTCTATTCTAacgcacaaaaaaaaatatatcctaTGTTGCGATGAAGTGTCATCAAGAGTTAGTCTGGATGGCCGGCTGCGCGGACTCGGGTGCGGACTGGGTCATTCCAGTGGCGGATAATGGATTTGCGCCGGGCAGGTTGGGTTGTCTGCCCTCGGCGGTCGCACGCTCCATCTCCTTGATGATGGCTTCCTGCTTGGTGCTCTGTATGTCCACAAAGGTGGTCATGAGTCGCTGGTTGTATTTGACGTACCGGCCTGCGCACTGCTCCACACAACTGTTctgtaatataataattacattattataaatttaccaCTTACGACAGTCATATCAGAGATCCTATATAACGGAGATAAGCAATGGGACATGTTTTCACGAAATTTCTGTCGACATGAGATATCAAagaattacatgtattttgtttaagcGGTTATTTAAGTAAAAGTCTACCTTATAGGTCAAAATAATTATCTATAGCTCAATTAAAAGCTAGCTAGTATAGTGGCATGATAAATAGAGGATAAATGCGCATTTGCTAAACGTTTCCTGCACTGTTAATTCCAGTTAACAGTAGGGCATGTCGGtcattatgttatgtttgtcaACTGAAATgaatgaacacattttttacTTCGGGAATCTTTGAAAGGACACAACGTcagtttacagaaatgcattgtttgATATTGCATATTTTTGGCTAAACATGATGAACCTACTTCGTATTCGGACAGACTTCTGCTGTTGAAGTTCACAACACACTGGTTAAAACATCGTTCTGTCAATCTGTTATAGAGCTCCAGGAAATCTTTCATCTGAAAGCACACAATTTACAAACGATAAATTAAATGCATGAATACTTGTAAAATGTCCGTAAAGTTACCACACATAAGGCTATTTcgctttaaagctgctctctcacagtctgaacgctttgacaactttttattttttgtcttgaaatgggcgaaaatgcatggaaaccagttatataagactgctgacaaaaaatagatcgcatattttatatttaagttcaaaaattgatgttttatgcatttttcttaaaccgttagtaaccataaaacattaattttcaaacggaaatatgaaaatctgcgatctgatcttttgtcagaagtcttttatcactgattTGCAGCTAATTAcgcaaatatttgttcattccatgacaaaaaataaaacaaatgtaaaaacggcaaatctgtgagagtgcagctttaaagtaaaataaagtcATACGGATTTTTATGGTTGTTGGGTGGCACTCGTATGCTACAATCTACTTTCTTATTTCGACTCATTACGATCTTTCACAGTTACTGTGAGTCTGCCCGTAGAAAGCATGATGCGGTACCACAGGCGGTTGCTAATGTTTCTCTGTGTTTCTTTGACTATCAAAGTCGGCGAAACATATTTATCCAGTATCATGGGACTTACTACtgatatgtttgtattgtcatTGTGAGCATGTGTATTGGCCAAGTTTTGTGATTAGGCTATACCGTAAACGTGTTTCAGGCTTACATCTAGTTCTGAtcgacaatgacaccaaggcttaACAACCCATGGCAGTCATTGGCAGTAACCTAAACGTGCATTTCTAGGCATTATAGCACAAAAAAACCCTCTTAAATTGTATACACtaacttcaaaatattgctaAATGCCGTTGCCGGCGAAGATAAAGTGATGAAAGTACATGTAGCTATTCGTCTATTCTGGTATTTTCTGGCAccaaaaaaaagtaaatgaatCCTTGATGTGAAagcctacatgtacatatgagTAGGGTGGGAGTTTAGATGGCCGGTTGACGTGATATTATGACAGAACCACTGAGATCAAcagtacattgtacatgtagaCATCAGTCAATCACAATTTGAGTGAATCAGATTTAGTCACGCTGATCGATGCATGAATGTGCTCTTTAGTCTTAATAAGTACATGCAAACCGTTGTACGTGTTTTGGCATACATGTGCATCGTCTCCATTAACTGAACACGTACATATTTTATGAACTgatgtatacatatttcatatacatatgAAGTGTGTAACCAGAGTACATGCCACACGTATAGTTATATGTGTACGGTCTGTGAATAAGGACTTGTACccttttttaattctttttaaagATAGCCAATATTAATACTTAGTGACCATGcaggtgttgttgttttgttgttgttgtttttttatcaggAATCGTTATTTTTGACAGTATTTGGTTATAAACTgactgaaatatttaatttcagacAAACACTGAGTCAAATTCCTGTGTAAATTATTGACACCTGGGGGGTAGGATTTGTTATTTCCAAATTTGGTCCCAGTTGACACCAATCTTAGAAACTGGATTTATAAGAAGTActgtagctaaagaacttcagcgaacacgttatcgtatatattacctttttcgacgtgtttaaaaataaatatcaacattaaagttatggaagccagaactagaaGTATAGTAGTTCAAACTACTTGACAACATCAGTACTTAAAGCATACTAATGCACTTACGTTTCGAGCATTTTGTTCCTCTGTCATTGCCATTTGATCCATTTTTATCGAGAGGGAATTTCAAGTCGTccctttcaatatatattttatttttttgacagtTCACATGTGCTATGTTTACATCTCACAAATGCTCGTGAGATTGTAGTCTGGTTTCTTAGTTTTATTTGTCGAACCTCTCTTTTCGGAAAGAAAATTAATGGTACAGTCTGTTCTGACGTCATCGCCAACCTGTCAAGCTCCATAATAACATTTCCACAGTGGATTTGCATGTAAATTTAATCCATTACGACGTGATCAGGTAATGAAATTATATGATTTAATGTCAGGccatatttaacaatttatatatttaattggcATTCATCTTGATCATTGTCTTCGTATTTATCGgcgtaaaatattttattgattaccCCACCCATCTACACGACTACAGCTCTGAACAGGAACATGTACATGCATGGCTTcatctgttttattatttaatcctaatttgatatgtttgttcCTCCGTGAGGGGCATTATAAAAAAGTGTTGCATGTGCATCGTCTCCATTAACTGAAATATTTCGATCAAATTAGAATCATAGTTATTTTTAGTGTAGTGTTTGTCAGGGGCTGTGATAGCTAATTCTTGTTGTAATTTATTACAGAAGAGAAGGTAGAAGACCAAACTTTTTGTACTTtctgttatgtttacattatgGACTTAGTAAATGTTATCCATCCATATCCCCTGAGCAAGGCAAGTAATTGCCCACATACCATCGCTCTtaagtccacctaaatggccatcaacgagtcttttgacgattttttttttactacatCAGACTCGTGaagtccaccatcccagcaaaaaggaGCTAACGGCCCTTGCTCAAAGattcctcgcggccacaatttttaaattatatctgttataaattcaaatttctatgaaaatattattgtctactattaaacacaaatagttatttatgtcattatgccaaaaattatgccaaaaaacacatgttcagatatcacattatgccaaaaaacacatgttcagatatcataCAACACTTCCATTTGTCGATTATATATCAAGTATCCcaatatctgtaaatctgggacaaatctaaCAGGTTGtctacatgtataaaatggtattTGTGACCCAGAgtataattatgtgaaaataaagactctaatgacaaatttaatccagtttagatcactggtgtatattgaacaattttgtcattataattcaacatcaatgcatactATTACTATGTATTCTTTTTGCCGggtgttaaagggactgtacaccagattggcaccaaaaaagtttttttctgtaacgaatctcagggcaattatttaataatatgttttactctttgatatcataattgtaaaacacataccaaaatttaaaaaaaaaaatcagccagagaccgggtttgaaccgGTCTCGCAAAAATTGCAGTCCGGTggtgtatccactgtgctacgaaggcttactctataaacagttggaatatttaagctatatacctaacatggtcatatcacttgataacatcgactagccaatcacgcataaggaatgaattctacttggtagacatacccggtacctagtaatattttttaatggaaaaatatgaaaaaaatgcgaaaaataaattatttgtaaattatgtggtacttcagttagtaagttccaatgcattgtacacatcgataccaagattatgttagttttcgacaattgtgtggttttgtttatttttggtgcAAACCGGTCATCCAGTTTTCTTTAATAGTCTTAAGTATCTGCACTCTACaactttataatatttcttcatCCATTCCTCAAATGTTTATGGGCATTGTATCTAGACAATATTCCGAGATGCCTATTTTCCTCTTTTCAGCTGATTTCCTCTTTTTTTGGCCACAACacgttaaaattaaaattgttgccTTTTATCTATctatacaaattgtttttatttgtatatatagtgTGATAGTGATACTCCTATTTCGTACTAGTTTCCtctttttttactaatttgtgTTGGCATTCCTGAATATTGACTGAACTTAGTACTGAATTGTAGCCGTTTAAGATTACGGTAGttgttaaaatctgaccatGTCAACTCACTATCTTCACTGGTTTTCAGCCAATCTTTATTAATCCTAATTACAAGAAGACTTGAATGAATACAGTGAGCTCATTTTTTTACACCCACTTTTTggcatcaacttttttcaacAAACTCTGCTTTACGAAACCCAGAATTGGATCAATCAAGGATATCATTTACCTGTACAAGGCTGATTACTCAAATACTGTTGATGGGGATACCATCTGGGACAATTCTGATAATCAGCCATCAGGCTTCAATAACTGTACCACACTGAGTatttgccctttaattatcaaatgtGACCATATTTGCCTTGTCTTCTCTCACCATTGACCATGAACTTCCTGCCTAAACTATTATCTAATCTTTACAGATATTAATTACAATTGATATCTCAAATGAGTTTGATGGGGATCTCTTTACTTTGAATGGTACATGTAAATGATTCCTATTTACTGATGGTTTCCTCATCCAACTTGTGCGCTTTGTTTTCTGCACTTTAAGCTGATGTAACATAACTCCAATTGGGACCTTTCAACTGTTACGCCAGGTAGACATCAATAAATTGTATATGCAATCAAGGCAGGTGTTGTATGGAATTGCTAATCAATGGTTGTACAGAGTGAGGGAATTATTCAGAAAGTTCATTGCTGTTTTTTCAAGGTCATTTTCATCATGTTTTGCGACAGGTCTTATTCCAATTCCAATATTAAGCTAAGACTATTTTAATAGTGAAATAGAGTGATTTTCTTCATTGCATTTAAATGTGAGAACTGATAAAATATGTAAGTTGAAAATTTGGCTCTGGGTCAATTACATATAAGTTATTTCTTTTCTTGCCTTCTACATTGATTGATATTAAAAGAGACAACAGGATTATCcagtattttacaatcaattCAAAATTGTTTCCATGACAGACTCCAGATTTCTAATCAATACAACTAAAATAAGGCAGTAGCTGATCAGCTGCCATATATTGCAAACAAACAAGACAGCTGTCACCAGACACATGTCCCACCAGCACTGGGACACGACTGTAGCATATTATGGATCACAGCTGGTAGTGAACAGTTCTTATAAACACAACTTTATGTAGGGAATACACGGTGTAGGTTTAGGTATGATTTCATGTATTTTAGGTTAAAATCATTATGCGTGGGTTATAGTGGAACTGTAAGTTGTATGAATAGGTAGGTATAAAAATGGATGTATAGTGTGAGTACATGCTTCGTCTTTAgcacttttttatgttttccatgTGATATTAGCTGTGTTTTCTAGTCTCTTTTCTTTAATATGAATAATGTACTACTGTAAATGTACAAGTGAGTATGAGGTTGTCTGTTGATGGGAGTGTACATGTTTCAGGAGCCTGGGGGTCTAGGATGATGGCTGATACCAGTGAGATACCAGCCAGCCTCAATGGCATGCCGATGAATGATGATGAGTTTGAACGTAACCTCAAGGAGATAATGGATGATGGGCCGGACCTGAATGACTCAAGTAACACGGTCCAGGGTGGTTCCTTGAGTATTGGGGTGTCACAGAACACATTTACCCCCAGTGAGCGGTTGTCAGGCGGGGATTTAGCAGGGGGCATGACACAGTCTCAGTCACTCGACCTTAAACCTGGTATGGTAGCAGACataagtgtatttatttttgtgtaaaaaatacaaatgtacaatTCTAGTTTTTAGCtggactattcgaagaataaggagagctatcctagtcacccgagcgtcggcgtaaccacttatgttaaagtttttgtaagagtttttgtaccacctcaaatatttttaaagtccattgacatatggctttgaaactttgcacacttgttcaccatcatgcccccaacctgtacacaggaggaggtaactctatcaagcattttgacaaaattatgcccctttttcagcTTAGaacttacgttaaagtttgcgtaccacctcaaatattttcaaagtccattgacatatggctttgaaactttccacccttgttcaccatcattcccccaacctgtacacaggagaaggtaactctatcaagcattttgacaaaattatgcccatTTTTCTACTATTTACGTTAAGGTTTGCGTGTACCACCTggaatattttccaattcaatttatgtaaatatcttagcacatcatgttttgcattgaaatctaatctaacagtgatccatgcatgtttcgccaaaacttttcaatccatacaccgaaaagcggcggaatagtcgagcgtgctgtctctgtgacagctcttgtttgaatAGCATACACTATTTTCTTTTGTACCTAACTTTGcttaattgtgtgtttttgttttcattttcctATAAATTAGTTGGAGTTGAATTTTTTTCCTACCTTATTTGAATGATATTGACAGTAATGAATTAAATGCTAACAAATACAGCATAtaccttttttattgaaatgcaaaCATCACTTACATTCACATGAAATAAAACCTTTGTCATGTGCAAACAGCATTTTCTTGTCTTATTTAGCTTCCAGTCAGGGGCCAGTAATCAAGTCAAAGAGTATGCCTGTAAACAATGGCTTCTCACCTAAACCCACCATCACACAGACTGCCCAGAACAAGCTGGAGCAGGTGAAAAACTGGAGCATCAACCAGTACAAGTGCACCAGACAGTTGTTATCAGAAAAACTTGGCAAAGGATCTCGGACGGTTGACGCTGAACTTGAGTCACAAATAGAACTCCTTAGAGACACAAAAAGAAAATACGAGAATATATTACGACTATCACGGGCATTGACAAATCACTTTAACAGTGTGGTTCAGACACAGCGGTTGATGGGAGATGCGTTTGCAGAGCAGGCTCAGAGGTCCGCAGAGCTGCAGGATGAGTTTACCTACAACTGTGAGACACAGCGTGCACTTGTGAGGAATGGGGAGACTCTTGTCGGTGAGTGAAACAGGACCTGTTGTAAGATTAAtcaatttgattaaatcattggCATTATATATGGAAGAATGAAGGTTGAATAGTTCCGAGTGTGGTAAAAAGAAGCACATTAAACTCCTCCTCTTTCTCCCCCATCAGATCCATTCTTCTTCAAATTGTCCCCTCAATTTCACAGAGTAAACAGACAATTTATGGTACTTTAAATGTTGGCTGTCTAATTATGAATGATTTCTAAGTCTGTGTTTGAAAATAGTTAGTCAGTTGAAgttaatattatgtttcaaatttcaGGGGCAATGAATTTCTTCACATCGTCTGTGAACACGCTGATTAATAAAACCATGGAAGACACGCTTCTGACTGTGAAAAACTTTGAAACAGCAAGGTGAGAACCTGTCATACAGTGTACATATATTAGCATTGATTTAAATCAGctcataaaaaattaaaatgataagttCGCTACATGACCATTTGTACATGACATCAGGCAGGAGTATGCTTACTTGTGATGTGGACCAGCTTATTTCCAGTCTTGTGTTCACAATTATTTATCCTTTGTATTATTTGCACAAGTGGGATTCTAAGGTATATTTAGATTTAAGCCtgtatgaatttaaatttatttgatataatctAACATTTTGCTTTGTTACTTTTAAACTTCTATTGGTAATGTGAACTGTTTATGggtaaatatatcttaaataaacaggaattttgttctatttctgcttcaattttgtttaaatgattattcTCCTGGGAATATATTCAACTCTTGTTTGTTTCtaaatgtatttgttgataagtacatttaaatgtgCCTGTCATTGTAATTGGATATTTACCTAGATTGAGATCGTAACTTCATTGCCATATTGGCATTATTCTCTTCATCTAACAATTTTTAAGAAAGCTAGATTAGCATGTTTCctttcattacattttattaaataccgACTGTCCACGTTCAATCTCTATCATTATCTTCATCTAAGATGCCTTCTTTGTCTTCAACATCTTTGCACGTTTGCTATCTAAGCTAGTCAGtagttttgtgtttttcaaGAATCCATTCATGAGCCAAATGTTAACACAATGTGTGTATGTTATTAAAGCATGATCTGCATTTCATTTATATGCACTGCAcctatattataaatgtaaatgtaaaattctTAGAAAAAAgccttttaaaaaaagtgtcctaaattaagaaaatataactGCAAAACAGCAAatgattgaaatgtaaatgtgtaACATTGCAGACTGGAGTTTGACGCATACCGTACGGACCTTGAGCAGCAGCAGGCTGTAGCGGCGCGCGACTCTGCTAATGTTGCGAGGCAGGAGGAGCTCAAGCGCAAGTTTGACGAGCAGAAGGAGAAATATGACAAACTCCGTGGAGACGTTGCTATCAAACTGAAGTTCCTTGATGAAAACAGGGTACGTTAGGGTTGTTTTATTGTTCACGTACTTATGGGACAGTTTCCCAATTAtagattttttaagatttttttttgtagcTTGGATGAAAATTTGGAGACCTAATATTTTGGACTATGTAAAGcttgtgaatttttttttatttggagtcAAATTTAAGGTCAATAGTGTAATTAAATCGCTGTTATACGATTTATTGAATAACAACGAAATTTGCAACGCTAGCACAACAGACAGTACATAATGCCATGTTGCAGATCAAGGTGATGCACAAGCAGTTGTTGCTGTTCCACAACGCCATCTCCGCCTACTTCAGCGGCAACCAGGCTGCCTTGGAGGCCACACTTAAACAGTTCAACATCAAGCTGAAAGCACCCAACTCTGAATCTCCGTCATGGATAGAAGAGCAGCAGTGATCAGCTGGGTTGTGTTATTTGATGTTGTGGAATGCTCACAAGCTGCATGTGCTGGTGACTGATGAATGTGTTCTTGGATGGCCATAGGAGATGAGAGCCACTCTCCTAGAGATGGAGGCTTTGATTTGTTGTTTACTAAACTTAGGTTGCTCTAAAACAGTTGTTCTCTCAATCTCTCAGCCTTGGATGTTGTTCGGAGGAATAGATAGGCATGCTAGGACaagaattatgtttaataagTTTACTAAAAACACAAAGTGAATTGTCAATTAAGTACTATTTGGCCTGAAAAGTAGATAAAGAAAtccttatttcattttttatgctCTAGTATTTGATGGTAACTCTGCTTTccatattgtcattattatatgaattataagatattcatatattttgtctacTCATTCAGTGTAATGTCAGGTAATTTGTCAGACTGATTAACTTAAACATGCTGTTGTTTCTGTTCAGGTTTGTGCTGTAGACTATacattatttgtcatttttttaacaaaagaagACACCAAAGTGATTAAATTGTTagattttattatgtttatgtcaGAACAAAGTTCAAATGTATGgtttgttgtaaataaaaataaactgacATATGGTTTTAACTAAAGGTATATGGAAGGGTGCAGCACCCTGACCTTTATGGTAGTACCTCATGGAGAATAGCattggcacccttctgccttcatataTAAAAATGCTTAACACTGCAAAGTATTTCGGTTGTTTGGATTCAAACTGATAGTAAGACGATGAATACATtcatttggcagttgaaacagaatattacctaaattaaacacaattcctaacattttctgtaaatt from Mya arenaria isolate MELC-2E11 chromosome 3, ASM2691426v1 harbors:
- the LOC128227895 gene encoding uncharacterized protein LOC128227895: MDQMAMTEEQNARNMKDFLELYNRLTERCFNQCVVNFNSRSLSEYENSCVEQCAGRYVKYNQRLMTTFVDIQSTKQEAIIKEMERATAEGRQPNLPGANPLSATGMTQSAPESAQPAIQTNS
- the LOC128227894 gene encoding arfaptin-2-like codes for the protein MMADTSEIPASLNGMPMNDDEFERNLKEIMDDGPDLNDSSNTVQGGSLSIGVSQNTFTPSERLSGGDLAGGMTQSQSLDLKPASSQGPVIKSKSMPVNNGFSPKPTITQTAQNKLEQVKNWSINQYKCTRQLLSEKLGKGSRTVDAELESQIELLRDTKRKYENILRLSRALTNHFNSVVQTQRLMGDAFAEQAQRSAELQDEFTYNCETQRALVRNGETLVGAMNFFTSSVNTLINKTMEDTLLTVKNFETARLEFDAYRTDLEQQQAVAARDSANVARQEELKRKFDEQKEKYDKLRGDVAIKLKFLDENRIKVMHKQLLLFHNAISAYFSGNQAALEATLKQFNIKLKAPNSESPSWIEEQQ